The proteins below are encoded in one region of Pseudomonas entomophila L48:
- a CDS encoding GNAT family N-acetyltransferase → MNITLRNERPEDIPAINRLTEAAFANAEHSSHTEHFIVDALRRAGQLSVSLVAVEGDTLVGHVALSPVTLSSGVSGWFGLGPISVLPARQGQGIGSLLMKAALAELQRMGGAGCVVLGDPAYYGRFGFKPQPGLTLPGVPAEYFQALAFDGAMAQGVVRYHDAFCATE, encoded by the coding sequence ATGAACATCACACTGCGCAACGAACGACCTGAAGACATCCCCGCCATCAACCGCTTGACCGAGGCGGCCTTTGCCAACGCCGAACACTCCAGCCATACCGAGCACTTCATCGTCGACGCCCTGCGCCGGGCGGGGCAACTCAGCGTGTCGCTGGTGGCCGTCGAAGGCGACACCCTGGTCGGCCATGTCGCACTCTCCCCGGTGACCCTGTCATCAGGCGTGAGCGGCTGGTTCGGCCTGGGGCCGATCTCGGTGTTGCCGGCCCGACAGGGCCAGGGCATTGGGTCGCTGCTGATGAAGGCCGCATTGGCCGAGTTGCAGCGCATGGGCGGCGCAGGTTGCGTGGTGCTGGGTGACCCGGCGTACTACGGCAGGTTCGGCTTCAAGCCCCAACCGGGGCTCACACTGCCGGGCGTCCCTGCCGAGTACTTCCAGGCCCTGGCCTTCGACGGTGCGATGGCGCAAGGCGTGGTGCGGTATCACGATGCCTTCTGCGCCACCGAGTAA
- a CDS encoding PA0050 family protein, with protein sequence MKKALLAVLLTWGVALTAQASCPVFGPSKDPCAGPVFGPSTCVCP encoded by the coding sequence ATGAAGAAAGCGTTGCTGGCTGTGCTGTTGACCTGGGGCGTCGCGCTGACCGCCCAGGCGTCTTGCCCGGTGTTCGGCCCATCCAAGGACCCGTGCGCGGGGCCGGTGTTCGGGCCGTCCACCTGCGTCTGCCCTTGA
- a CDS encoding PA0050 family protein, with protein MKRKLLAASALLWMFSLNAQADCAVLGPWEDPCSGAVLGPTVCVCER; from the coding sequence GTGAAAAGAAAACTGCTGGCAGCGTCGGCGCTGCTGTGGATGTTCTCGCTCAATGCCCAGGCGGACTGCGCGGTGCTGGGTCCGTGGGAAGACCCGTGCTCGGGCGCGGTGCTTGGGCCAACGGTTTGCGTGTGCGAGCGTTGA
- a CDS encoding OsmC domain/YcaO domain-containing protein, protein MEIKVNFLDNLRLEAKFDDFTVIADQPIRYKGDGSAPGPFDYFLASSALCAAYFVKLYCQTRDIPTENIRLSQNNIVDPENRYNQIFKIQVELPEDISEKDRQGILRSIDRCTVKKVVQTGPEFIIEEVDNLDADAQALLMPVSDSTTYIPGKDLPLEQTIANMSAILAGLGMKIEIASWRNIVPNVWSLHVRDAQSPMCFTNGKGATKEAALASALGEFIERLNCNFFYNDQFWGEDIANAPFVHYPNEQWFKPGPKDALPAEILDEYCLEIFNPDGELRGSHLYDTNSGNKERGICSLPFVRQSDGETVYFPSNLIENLYLSNGMSAGNTLAEAQVQCLSEIFERAVKREILEGELCLPDVPQAVLAKYPGIVAGIQGLEEQGFPVLVKDASLGGEFPVMCVTLMNPRTGGVFASFGAHPSFEVALERSLTELLQGRSFEGLNDLPQPTFESHAVTEPNNFVEHFIDSSGVVSWRFFSAKADFEFVEWDFSGHGEDSNQQEAQTLFGILEDLGKEVYMAVYDDLGATACRILVPGYSEIYPVEDLIWDNTNRALGFRADILNLHQLDNRSLKLLLKRLDNAEVDDYTTITTLIGVEFDDNTVWGQLTILELKLLIHLVLQRFEDAKELVEMFLQFNDNTVERGLFYQALNVVLEVVLDDELEMADYEANFRRMFGNERMDAVLGSVDGSVRFHGLTPTSMKLEGLDRHLRLVESYKKLHAARARAAGVAG, encoded by the coding sequence ATGGAAATCAAGGTCAATTTTCTCGACAACCTCCGTCTCGAAGCCAAGTTCGACGACTTCACGGTGATCGCCGACCAGCCGATCCGCTACAAGGGCGACGGCTCGGCCCCGGGGCCGTTCGACTACTTCCTGGCGTCGTCGGCCCTGTGCGCGGCGTACTTCGTCAAGCTGTATTGCCAGACCCGCGACATCCCCACGGAAAACATCCGCCTGTCGCAGAACAACATCGTCGACCCCGAGAACCGCTACAACCAGATCTTCAAGATCCAGGTCGAGCTGCCCGAGGACATCTCCGAGAAGGACCGCCAGGGCATCTTGCGCTCCATCGACCGCTGCACCGTGAAAAAGGTGGTGCAGACCGGCCCCGAGTTCATCATCGAGGAGGTCGACAATCTCGATGCCGACGCCCAGGCACTGCTGATGCCAGTGTCGGACAGCACCACCTACATCCCCGGCAAGGACCTGCCGCTGGAGCAGACCATCGCCAACATGTCGGCGATCCTGGCCGGGCTTGGGATGAAGATCGAGATCGCCTCGTGGCGCAACATCGTGCCCAACGTCTGGTCGCTGCATGTGCGCGACGCGCAGTCGCCGATGTGCTTCACCAACGGCAAGGGCGCCACCAAGGAAGCGGCGCTGGCCTCGGCGCTGGGCGAGTTCATCGAGCGGTTGAACTGCAACTTCTTCTACAACGACCAGTTCTGGGGCGAAGACATCGCCAACGCGCCGTTCGTGCACTACCCGAACGAGCAATGGTTCAAGCCCGGGCCCAAGGATGCGCTGCCAGCCGAGATCCTTGACGAATATTGCCTGGAGATCTTCAACCCCGACGGTGAGCTGCGCGGCTCGCACCTGTACGACACCAACTCGGGCAACAAGGAGCGCGGTATCTGCTCGCTGCCGTTCGTGCGCCAGTCCGACGGCGAGACGGTGTACTTCCCGTCCAACCTGATCGAGAACCTGTACCTGAGCAACGGCATGAGCGCCGGCAACACTCTGGCCGAGGCGCAGGTGCAGTGCCTGTCGGAGATCTTCGAGCGGGCGGTCAAGCGCGAGATCCTCGAAGGCGAGCTGTGCCTGCCGGATGTGCCGCAAGCGGTACTGGCCAAGTACCCCGGCATCGTCGCCGGCATCCAGGGGCTGGAGGAGCAGGGCTTCCCGGTGCTGGTCAAGGATGCGTCGCTGGGTGGTGAGTTCCCGGTGATGTGCGTGACCCTGATGAACCCGCGCACTGGCGGCGTGTTCGCTTCGTTCGGCGCCCACCCGAGCTTCGAGGTGGCGCTGGAGCGCAGCCTCACCGAACTGCTGCAGGGCCGCAGCTTCGAGGGCCTGAACGACCTGCCGCAACCGACCTTCGAAAGCCATGCGGTGACCGAGCCGAACAACTTCGTCGAGCACTTCATCGACTCCAGCGGCGTGGTGTCGTGGCGCTTCTTCAGCGCCAAGGCCGACTTCGAGTTCGTCGAGTGGGACTTCTCGGGTCACGGTGAGGACTCCAACCAGCAGGAGGCACAGACCTTGTTCGGCATCCTCGAGGACCTGGGCAAGGAAGTGTACATGGCCGTGTACGACGATCTTGGCGCCACTGCTTGCCGCATCCTGGTACCGGGCTATTCGGAGATCTATCCGGTCGAGGACCTGATCTGGGACAACACCAACCGGGCGTTGGGTTTCCGTGCCGACATCCTCAACCTGCACCAACTCGACAACCGTTCGTTGAAGCTGCTGCTCAAGCGCCTGGATAACGCCGAGGTGGACGATTACACCACCATCACCACGCTGATCGGCGTCGAGTTCGACGACAACACGGTGTGGGGCCAGCTCACCATTCTCGAACTGAAGCTGTTGATCCACTTGGTGCTGCAGCGCTTTGAGGACGCCAAGGAACTGGTCGAGATGTTCCTGCAGTTCAACGACAACACCGTCGAGCGCGGGCTGTTCTACCAGGCGCTCAACGTGGTGCTGGAGGTGGTGCTGGACGATGAACTGGAGATGGCCGACTACGAGGCCAACTTCCGTCGCATGTTCGGTAATGAGCGAATGGACGCGGTGCTGGGTTCGGTGGACGGCAGCGTGCGCTTCCATGGGCTGACGCCGACCAGCATGAAGCTGGAAGGGCTGGACCGGCACCTGCGGCTGGTCGAGAGCTACAAGAAGCTGCATGCGGCGCGGGCTCGCGCGGCGGGGGTGGCGGGTTGA
- a CDS encoding phytanoyl-CoA dioxygenase family protein has product MSERERLHRDGYALLRAAVPAAWLEGLRAVFEAGVKPSAQWPVPRGQDWCHSQLDRDPLIQAVCRLPCVLATAGELIGERFFLAQVEGREPLVGGGHQQLHRDLSAQRPGDMVGALVYLDDYGPANGATRIVPGSHRPLPGEPPFDFGDESRAVHVSGLAGDILVFDVDLVHAASLNTTGARRRSLLVNYSAQGLYTPHLQTLKLRDIRMDTHDRFEPSGLPCNTP; this is encoded by the coding sequence ATGAGCGAACGCGAACGGCTGCACCGAGACGGCTATGCCCTGCTTCGCGCAGCGGTTCCGGCTGCCTGGCTGGAAGGTTTGCGCGCCGTGTTCGAGGCCGGGGTGAAACCCTCGGCGCAATGGCCAGTGCCACGCGGCCAGGACTGGTGTCATTCGCAGCTGGACCGCGACCCGCTGATCCAGGCGGTGTGCCGGCTACCGTGCGTGCTGGCGACGGCTGGCGAGCTGATCGGCGAGCGTTTCTTCCTCGCCCAGGTGGAGGGGCGCGAACCCCTCGTTGGCGGCGGTCACCAGCAACTGCACCGCGACCTGAGCGCGCAACGCCCGGGCGACATGGTGGGTGCCCTGGTCTACCTGGATGATTATGGCCCCGCCAACGGCGCGACCCGCATCGTCCCGGGCAGCCATCGCCCGCTGCCGGGCGAGCCGCCCTTCGACTTCGGCGACGAATCCCGCGCCGTGCACGTGTCCGGCCTTGCCGGTGACATCCTGGTGTTCGATGTCGACCTGGTGCACGCGGCCAGCCTCAACACCACTGGCGCCCGCCGTCGCTCGTTGCTGGTCAACTACAGCGCGCAGGGCCTGTACACGCCCCACCTGCAAACACTGAAGCTGCGCGATATTCGCATGGACACCCACGACAGGTTCGAGCCCTCGGGCCTCCCCTGCAATACCCCCTGA
- a CDS encoding DUF1289 domain-containing protein, which yields MAKDIDNPCVSLCQLNSELCLSCGRTREEIRKWRGMKRPEKMATVQRAATRMKAIAKKNAQRQA from the coding sequence ATGGCCAAAGACATCGACAACCCCTGCGTCTCGCTGTGCCAGCTCAACAGCGAGTTGTGCCTGAGCTGCGGCCGCACCCGGGAGGAGATCCGCAAGTGGCGAGGCATGAAGCGCCCGGAGAAGATGGCGACCGTGCAGCGGGCGGCCACGCGAATGAAGGCCATCGCCAAGAAGAATGCCCAGCGCCAGGCCTGA
- a CDS encoding amino acid adenylation domain-containing protein, translating to MPHPLPDPTRRLAYQASAPIFQAFVQQAQCWPEATAITTQGFACSYRQLERISHGIAAHLLALGGTVADRIVIVSSRCAGLVYGLLGASRAGLTLSVADAAYPSGRIEQIIDLLQPAFVLVCGSAEVALDPQGPHIIRVPEAPDMALRQFGNAAVNLPEVDPSRPAYITFTSGSTGEPKGIVTHHAPLVHFVRWHVEHHGFTREERFSMVSGLGHDPVYRDVFTPLSIGARIACPAQATLTDPQALATWVHDEGVTVMHLTPPLGRLIETGATLAGLTLERLRYLFWGGDALSPTLHQQIRTVAPQAASVNFYGTTETPQAMAFHPIDAPLATGRIPLGKGIDDAQLLVLNEAGQLAGEGEVGEILIRSPYLSLGYWGDAALTGAKFVVNPFTGDTRDICYRTGDQGTYLPDGSVDFLGRADSQVKIRGHRVELAEIEGAVARHPQIRQCVVLALNEHGATKLVACCVARQAVSSAELRDALGSQLPDYMVPAQWLFLESVPLTPNGKVDRRALAKLVDTAGAAPAQPLTPLAQQLSEAWARILQVPSIDSSLTFVELGGDSLTFVQASMALQKLIGQLPERWEMTPVQELATVAVEPGATRRATRAMEVPVLLRMLAIILIVAGHFGLFGGWMVTGDTATLFLISGLSLARFQLQAIEERGDARGLLRSVAAIALPTVLYTVLIQCVFDRLHWQSLLLVSNWFAPEQVGVFNYWYIEVLVQMILLVGLVLSIGRVRRAILADPFRSLALAACALLVADVLITLFVYDASALYNRVPQHYLAITVLGMAVHYADSTARKWVASALAVLVIGELDLFTLAGYGWEAAMIRMPIDIALPAVLALIWVRAVPVPALLARVGTLIASSTLFIYLTHYQFKSVAQRVLDQPVFALVLCLVGGVVVGYCWNRVVRGVMTRWGRGRGKRPVDTVESAV from the coding sequence ATGCCGCACCCACTCCCAGACCCGACCCGGCGCCTGGCGTACCAGGCCAGCGCCCCGATTTTCCAGGCTTTCGTGCAACAGGCACAGTGTTGGCCCGAGGCCACGGCGATCACCACCCAGGGCTTCGCCTGCAGCTACCGGCAGCTTGAACGCATCAGCCATGGCATTGCCGCGCACCTGCTGGCGCTCGGGGGAACGGTGGCCGATCGGATCGTGATCGTCTCCAGCCGTTGCGCGGGCCTGGTCTATGGGCTGCTTGGCGCCTCCCGCGCAGGCTTGACGCTCAGCGTGGCCGACGCGGCATATCCGTCTGGGCGCATCGAGCAGATCATCGACCTGCTTCAGCCAGCCTTCGTACTGGTGTGCGGCAGCGCGGAGGTTGCACTCGACCCGCAAGGTCCGCACATCATCAGGGTGCCAGAGGCCCCGGACATGGCTTTGCGGCAGTTTGGCAATGCTGCGGTGAACTTGCCCGAGGTTGACCCCTCACGCCCGGCCTACATCACGTTCACCTCGGGCAGCACGGGCGAACCGAAGGGCATCGTCACCCACCACGCGCCGTTGGTGCACTTCGTCAGATGGCATGTCGAGCACCACGGCTTCACCCGCGAAGAGCGTTTCTCCATGGTGTCGGGGCTGGGGCACGACCCGGTGTACCGGGACGTATTCACGCCATTGTCTATCGGCGCGCGGATCGCCTGCCCGGCCCAGGCGACCCTGACCGACCCCCAGGCCCTGGCAACCTGGGTACACGACGAAGGCGTCACGGTCATGCACCTCACACCGCCGCTGGGCAGGTTGATCGAAACCGGCGCCACGCTCGCGGGCCTGACGCTGGAGCGCCTGCGCTACTTGTTCTGGGGCGGTGACGCGCTGAGCCCGACGTTGCATCAGCAGATCCGCACCGTCGCCCCCCAGGCCGCCAGCGTCAACTTCTATGGCACCACTGAAACGCCACAAGCCATGGCGTTTCACCCTATCGACGCACCGCTGGCCACAGGTCGCATCCCATTGGGCAAGGGTATCGACGATGCGCAGTTGCTGGTGCTGAACGAGGCCGGGCAGTTGGCGGGCGAGGGTGAAGTCGGGGAGATCCTGATCCGCAGCCCCTACTTGTCGCTGGGCTATTGGGGGGATGCGGCGCTGACCGGCGCAAAGTTCGTGGTCAACCCGTTTACCGGTGATACCAGGGATATCTGCTATCGCACCGGCGATCAGGGCACCTACCTGCCCGATGGCAGTGTCGACTTTCTCGGCCGCGCTGACAGCCAGGTGAAGATCCGTGGTCACCGCGTCGAACTGGCCGAGATCGAAGGCGCCGTCGCGCGCCATCCGCAGATCCGCCAGTGCGTGGTGCTGGCCTTGAATGAGCATGGCGCGACCAAGCTGGTGGCTTGTTGCGTGGCGCGCCAGGCAGTGTCGAGCGCCGAGTTGCGCGATGCGCTGGGCAGCCAGTTGCCGGACTACATGGTGCCGGCGCAGTGGCTGTTCCTGGAGTCGGTGCCGCTTACGCCCAATGGCAAGGTCGACCGGCGCGCGCTGGCCAAGCTCGTCGACACTGCGGGAGCCGCGCCCGCCCAACCGTTGACACCCCTGGCTCAGCAATTGAGCGAAGCCTGGGCACGCATACTCCAGGTCCCGAGCATCGACAGCAGCCTCACCTTCGTCGAGCTGGGCGGCGACTCGCTGACCTTCGTCCAGGCCTCGATGGCCCTGCAGAAACTGATCGGCCAGTTGCCGGAGCGCTGGGAGATGACCCCAGTGCAGGAACTGGCGACGGTGGCGGTCGAGCCCGGCGCTACGCGCCGGGCAACGCGGGCCATGGAGGTACCGGTGCTGTTGCGCATGCTGGCGATCATCCTGATCGTCGCCGGGCATTTCGGGTTGTTTGGCGGTTGGATGGTGACCGGCGACACGGCGACGCTGTTCCTGATTTCCGGCCTCAGCCTGGCGCGGTTCCAGCTCCAGGCCATCGAGGAGCGGGGCGATGCCCGCGGCTTGCTGCGGTCGGTCGCCGCCATCGCCTTGCCGACCGTGCTGTACACCGTGCTGATCCAGTGCGTGTTCGACCGCCTGCACTGGCAGTCGCTGCTGCTGGTGTCCAACTGGTTCGCGCCTGAGCAGGTTGGGGTCTTCAACTATTGGTACATCGAAGTGCTGGTGCAGATGATCCTGCTCGTCGGCCTGGTGCTGTCGATCGGCCGGGTGCGCAGGGCGATCCTGGCCGACCCGTTCCGTAGCCTGGCGCTGGCGGCCTGTGCGTTGCTGGTGGCCGATGTGTTGATCACGCTGTTCGTCTACGACGCCAGTGCGCTGTACAACCGGGTGCCGCAGCATTACCTGGCGATCACCGTGCTGGGCATGGCGGTGCACTACGCTGATTCGACGGCGCGCAAGTGGGTGGCCAGTGCCCTGGCGGTGCTGGTGATCGGTGAACTCGACCTGTTCACCCTGGCCGGCTATGGGTGGGAGGCTGCGATGATCCGGATGCCCATCGATATCGCCCTGCCGGCGGTGCTGGCGCTGATCTGGGTACGTGCCGTGCCGGTGCCCGCGCTGTTGGCGCGGGTCGGGACACTGATCGCTTCGTCGACCCTGTTCATCTACCTGACCCATTACCAGTTCAAGTCCGTTGCGCAACGTGTCCTGGACCAGCCGGTGTTCGCGCTGGTGCTCTGCCTGGTGGGGGGCGTGGTGGTGGGGTACTGCTGGAACAGGGTAGTGCGCGGGGTGATGACGCGCTGGGGCAGGGGGCGCGGGAAGCGTCCGGTGGACACGGTGGAATCCGCGGTCTGA
- a CDS encoding ATPase AAA has translation MQRIVILGNSGSGKSTLARDLGARLGLPVVHLDTLFWEPGWVEPDAGRFRDRVRAAIAPQAWVCEGNYARRTFDLRLPRADLVIWLDTPRLTCLGRVILRSLMNRPRPDLPSGCSEKLDKAFLGFLKFVWQFDHGYRQGIEAVRLKSAPQVPTVHLRGKRQVEAFLAGLPS, from the coding sequence ATGCAACGGATCGTGATTCTGGGCAATTCTGGCAGCGGCAAGTCCACGTTGGCCCGTGACCTTGGCGCCCGGCTCGGCCTGCCGGTGGTGCATCTAGATACGCTGTTCTGGGAGCCCGGCTGGGTCGAGCCTGACGCCGGGCGATTCCGTGACCGGGTACGCGCAGCCATCGCCCCTCAGGCCTGGGTCTGCGAGGGCAACTATGCCCGGCGCACATTCGATTTGCGCCTGCCCCGCGCAGACCTGGTCATCTGGCTCGATACTCCCCGCCTGACGTGCCTGGGCCGGGTGATCCTGCGCAGCCTGATGAACCGTCCCCGCCCCGACCTGCCCTCCGGTTGCAGCGAGAAGCTCGACAAGGCATTCCTGGGCTTTCTCAAGTTCGTCTGGCAGTTCGACCATGGCTACCGCCAAGGTATCGAGGCGGTACGCCTGAAATCCGCCCCGCAGGTGCCCACCGTACACCTGCGCGGCAAACGGCAGGTCGAGGCCTTTCTCGCTGGGCTACCCAGCTAG